A genomic window from Lotus japonicus ecotype B-129 chromosome 1, LjGifu_v1.2 includes:
- the LOC130734160 gene encoding uncharacterized protein LOC130734160 yields the protein MMWEWKHEEAEEEAFHDDDSTPKLDDDSHLNFDFDFFTTLTKPKDYYKILEVDYDATDDAIRSNYIRLALKWHPDKKKCQEDAATSRFQDINEAYQVLSDPVKRSEYDKNGMHYVYDYNIIDYLNRYKGLILTCNGLGMKHSIW from the exons ATGATGTGGGAATGGAAACacgaagaagcagaagaagaagcgtttcaCGACGACGATTCCACCCCAAAACTCGACGACGATTCTCACCTCAACTTCGATTTCGATTTCTTCACCACTCTCACCAAACCCAAG GATTACTACAAGATATTGGAAGTGGATTATGATGCTACCGACGATGCGATTCGCTCGAACTATATACGTCTTGCACTG AAATGGCACCCGGATAAGAAGAAATGCCAGGAGGATGCCGCGACTTCGCGCTTTCAAGACATCAACGAGGCATATCAGG TTTTGAGTGATCCAGTGAAAAGGAGTGAATATGACAAAAACGGGATGCACTATGTGTATGATTACAACATCATC GATTATCTGAACCGTTACAAGGGCCTTATATTGACGTGCAATGGCCTCGGTATGAAGCATTCAATATGGTGA